A part of Oryctolagus cuniculus chromosome 4, mOryCun1.1, whole genome shotgun sequence genomic DNA contains:
- the LOC100344189 gene encoding LOW QUALITY PROTEIN: carbonyl reductase [NADPH] 1 (The sequence of the model RefSeq protein was modified relative to this genomic sequence to represent the inferred CDS: substituted 2 bases at 2 genomic stop codons) has protein sequence MSSCSRVALVTGANKGVGFAIARALCRLFSGDVVLTARDEARGRAAVQQLQDEGLSPRFHQLDITDLQSIRALRDFLRREYGGLDVLVNNAAIYMENPKVVDTMPFHIKAEVTMNTNFHGTRDVCTELLPLMRPGGRVVNVSSMTCLRALKSCSPELQHKFRSETITEEELVGLMKKFVGDAKKGVHQTEGWPDTAYGATKMSITVXSRIXARNLSEQRGGDKILLNACCPGWVRTDMGGPDATKSPEEGAETPVYLALLPPDAEGPHGQFVMDKKVEQW, from the exons ATGTCGTCCTGCAGCCGCGTGGCGCTGGTGACCGGCGCCAACAAGGGCGTCGGCTTCGCCATCGCGCGCGCCCTgtgccggctcttctcgggggacGTGGTGCTCACAGCGCGGGACGAGGCGCGGGGCCGGGCAGCCGTGCAGCAGCTGCAGGACGAGGGCCTGAGCCCGCGCTTCCACCAGCTGGACATCACGGACCTGCAGAGCATCCGCGCCCTGCGCGACTTCCTGCGCCGGGAGTACGGGGGCCTGGACGTGCTGGTCAACAACGCGGCCATCTACATGGAAA ACCCCAAAGTTGTGGACACCATGCCCTTTCATATTAAAGCGGAGGTGACTATGAACACAAACTTCCATGGCACCCGAGATGTCTGCACggagctgctgcctctcatgaGGCCTGGAG GCAGAGTGGTGAACGTGTCCAGCATGACATGTCTCAGAGCCCTTAAATCCTGTAGCCCGGAGCTGCAGCACAAGTTTCGCAGTGAGACCATCACGGAAGAGGAGCTGGTGGGGCTCATGAAGAAGTTTGTGGGAGACGCAAAGAAGGGGGTGCACCAGACGGAAGGCTGGCCTGACACTGCCTACGGAGCAACCAAGATGAGCATCACTGTCTAGTCCAGAATCTAGGCCAGGAACCTGagtgagcagaggggaggggacaagATCCTTCTGAATGCTTGCTGCCCAGGGTGGGTGAGAACCGACATGGGGGGACCCGACGCCACCAAGAGCCCAGAAGAAGGAGCAGAGACCCCTGTGTACTTAGCCCTTTTGCCTCCAGATGCCGAGGGCCCTCATGGGCAGTTTGTCATGGACAAAAAAGTTGAACAGTGGTGA